The Eleginops maclovinus isolate JMC-PN-2008 ecotype Puerto Natales chromosome 24, JC_Emac_rtc_rv5, whole genome shotgun sequence genome contains a region encoding:
- the LOC134860978 gene encoding uncharacterized protein LOC134860978, with protein sequence MAEEGSVYDLEGLEKQLESLLGRYSTDELRADSKPFCSDFCKLVEQQASGWQVPLPQLRILEKALHYFARASTFFTSNCDHVLHTLSSLALSIFELLLFFDQKDFHQEPLKHFTVTFQECHLSLAKHQNVHLLQVERSIRSGGPWAGPALQAILSESSLPQSEVDVCVSSELPVFFELRVRYLLSCERVSEAMALAKCCSRNPTAGQHLFFLQVYLTWLFKTSQHDRLHKEVAEFNGKDAIHIICSLECEEKDEVLLALSRVFLSQQLRRGDMYYMCDLVFVWSKLHNRLNTSKQALLEESHQLLLSATNVNSIFPFIRAVLQELGEDGIQFCVELCANALGSCRPCDVKTKSLIYKTIAGLLPNDLEVSRACALLVFFLERTVDTYKMVYLLYMHPDQEYHVEFSPIRNHIRFETLQVLKKDLYFDPEFWNLIALRSNCLKLLSDKVVSSALEEIMEDKWILSYCTKEPASRSRKSACQKGSKGAGAKKRHHKEDTDTASKRLKGPGKTRLNDHTVKKKGNQGLPASEPLRRSFWQLDRLQDNVAAEYGELRRTTRLSEKNPPKRRIRKPKWLLEDSGTPGGKDVPPRIKKHGLKHQKHSVVRRTETGDLKNNSKHKPSHLTARENKRKQQKRLPLDSVKAAAAPQVVLELSLPDNELMGTFTEDSCNRQRGIPQVLFYRSTMKVPISSQPVKTVHGKEVVLRARDPAMLLQQLHCYARRQKGKGNVVNIQGSVSTITRSSVHGSPPKEPQREPAADVKAENDLLTPAQAAKSPVSEKVHQAQTSKAVPQKLFSGREPPKKSAAEMKVNNVSTAAKTEITEVPMLDKVLQAQTISKELCEESAVEMKVTIASTAAEVTPPLGLDKGCKAENIKDASKTTWPEVPQARITDKIPAVSNASMVSIIGAAPSESQEVKPELKLLSSQTETSKNPEAQADTTEMLPAVVNNVSVVDIAGVSLSEAPVPSENDTQGGSTVTPADKDSVKDISALTLVTEVLTELAPEALAQDLENHKQPAPQDDSSTGLVIKRKSKVLIGSTKTPAALT encoded by the exons ATGGCGGAGGAGGGCAGTGTGTACGATTTAGAGGGGCTAGAAAAACAATTAGAGAGTTTGTTGGGCCGCTATTCAACTGATGAATTGCGGGCCGATAGTAAGCCTTTCTGCTCCGACTTTTGCAAG CTGGTGGAGCAGCAAGCCTCTGGCTGGCAGGTGCCACTGCCTCAGCTCAGGATCCTTGAGAAAGCTCTCCACTACTTCGCCCGAGCCTCCACCTTCTTCACGTCAAACTGTGATCATGTTCTCCACACACTCAGCAGTCTGGCTTT GAGTATCTTTGAGTTGCTGCTGTTCTTTGACCAGAAGGACTTCCATCAGGAGCCACTGAAACACTTCACTGTTACGTTCCAG GAATGTCACTTGTCCCTTGCAAAGCATCAGAATGTACACTTACTTCAGGTGGAGCGATCGATTCGGAGCGGCGGGCCTTGGGCCGGCCCGGCTTTACAGGCAATCCTCAGTGAGTCCAGCTTACCTCAGAGTGAAG TGGATGTGTGCGTCAGCTCGGAGCTGCCGGTGTTCTTCGAGCTCCGGGTGCGTTACCTCTTATCCTGTGAGCGGGTCAGTGAAGCGATGGCGCTGGCTAAGTGCTGTTCTCGGAATCCCACGGCAGGACAACACCTGTTCTTCCTCCAGGTCTACCTCACGTGGCTGTTCAAAACCTCACAGCATGACCGCCTACATAAAGAG gtggcTGAATTTAACGGTAAAGATGCAATTCACATCATCTGCAGTTTAGAGTGTGAGGAAAAGGATGAGGTGCTCCTCGCTCTCAGCAGGGTCTTTCTTTCCCAGCAGCTACGCAGAGGAGACATGTACTATATGTG TGATCTCGTCTTCGTGTGGAGTAAACTTCATAACCGGTTGAACACATCTAAGCAGGCTCTACTGGAGGAGAGTCATCAGCTGCTGTTGTCTGCCACCAATGTCAACTCGATCTTCCCGTTCATCAGAGCCGTACTGCAAGAG CTGGGTGAAGATGGTATCCAGTTCTGCGTGGAGCTTTGTGCTAACGCGCTGGGTTCTTGCCGCCCCTGCGATGTCAAAACAAAGTCCCTCATCTACAAGACCATCGCTGGCCTGCTTCCCAATGACCTGGAGGTTTCCCGGGCCTGTGCTCTTCTCGTCTTCTTCCTCGAACGCACCGTTGACACCTACAAGATGGTGTACCTCCTTTACATGCATCCTGATCAGGAGTACCACGTGGAGTTCAGCCCCATCAGAAACCACATTCGCTTTGAAACCCTGCAG GTCTTGAAGAAGGACCTGTATTTTGACCCAGAGTTTTGGAACCTCATTGCTCTGCGGTCCAACTGTCTGAAGCTGCTGAGCGACAAGGTGGTTAGCAGCGCCCTCGAAGAAATCATGGAGGACAAATGGATCCTGAGCTATTGCACCAAAGAACCTGCTTCTCGGTCACGGAAATCAGCATGTCAGAAAGGAAGTAAGGGGGCAGGAGCCAAAAAGCGGCACCACAAAGAGGATACTGACACTGCATCGAAGAGATTAAAGGGCCCAGGCAAAACACGGCTAAATGACCACACTGTAAAGAAGAAGGGGAACCAAGGGTTGCCAGCATCGGAGCCTTTGAGACGTTCCTTTTGGCAGCTAGACAGACTGCAGGACAATGTAGCCGCAGAGTATGGAGAACTTAGACGGACTACGCGGCTCTCAGAGAAGAACCCACCAAAACGGAGGATTAGAAAACCCAAGTGGCTTCTGGAAGACTCAGGAACACCCGGAGGAAAAGATGTTCCTCCTAGGATTAAAAAGCATGGGTTGAAACATCAAAAGCACTCCGTCGTTAGGAGGACTGAAACTGGTGACCTCAAGaacaattcaaaacacaaaCCCTCTCATTTAACGGCcagggaaaacaaaagaaagcagcagaaaaggTTACCGTTGGACTCCGTTAAAGCAGCCGCTGCTCCACAAGTAGTTCTGGAGCTTTCGCTTCCAGACAACGAGCTGATGGGAACTTTCACTGAGGACTCTTGCAACAGACAGAGAGGTATCCCTCAAGTGCTTTTCTACAGATCTACGATGAAGGTTCCTATTTCGTCGCAGCCTGTGAAGACTGTACACGGCAAAGAGGTGGTTCTCAGAGCACGGGATCCAGCCATGTTGCTGCAGCAGTTGCACTGTTACGCTCGGCGGCAGAAAGGAAAGGGCAACGTGGTGAATATTCAAGGCTCGGTGTCCACCATCACGCGCTCCTCTGTACATGGAAGTCCTCCGAAAGAGCCGCAGAGGGAGCCTGCTGCTGACGTTAAAGCTGAAAATGACTTACTGACACCGGCACAAGCTGCAAAATCCCCGGTGTCAGAAAAAGTCCATCAAGCTCAAACTTCAAAAGCGGTCCCACAAAAGTTATTCTCAGGAAGAGAACCCCCCAAAAAGTCTGCTGCTGAGATGAAAGTCAACAATGTTTCTACAGCAGCAAAGACTGAAATCACAGAAGTCCCAATGTTGGATAAGGTCCTGCAAGCTCAAACTATATCGAAAGAGCTCTGTGAAGAGTCTGCAGTCGAGATGAAAGTCACGATAGCATCAACGGCGGCTGAAGTGACGCCACCTTTAGGTTTGGATAAAGGCTGTAAggctgaaaatataaaagacgCTTCCAAAACAACTTGGCCTGAGGTCCCGCAGGCCAGAATTACGGATAAAATCCCTGCAGTCTCAAATGCATCCATGGTTTCAATCATTGGAGCTGCTCCCTCAGAGTCCCAAGAAGTGAAACCAGAGCTGAAGTTACTCTCTTCTCAGACGGAAACCAGCAAAAATCCAGAGGCCCAAGCTGACACCACAGAGATGCTCCCCGCTGTCGTCAACAACGTTTCTGTTGTTGATATTGCAGGTGTTTCTCTCTCAGAAGCACCTGTGCCGAGTGAAAATGACACACAGGGAGGATCAACGGTCACGCCTGCTGATAAGGACAGTGTAAAGGACATCTCTGCCCTGACGTTAGTAACAGAAGTGCTCACTGAACTTGCACCTGAGGCCCTCGCTCAAGATCTGGAGAATCACAAACAACCAGCTCCACAGGACGACTCCTCTACGGGGTTGGTGATAAAAAGGAAGTCTAAAGTCCTCATAGGGTCCACAAAAACTCCAGCGGCTCTGACTTGA
- the LOC134861134 gene encoding splicing factor U2AF 35 kDa subunit-like, with the protein MAEYLASIFGTEKDKVNCSFYFKIGACRHGDRCSRLHNKPTFSQTILIQNIYRNPQNSAQTADSSRCAVSDVEMQEHYDEFFEEVFTEMEEKYGEVEEMNVCDNLGDHLVGNVYVKFRREEDAEKAVMDLNNRWFNAQPIHAELSPVTDFREACCRQYEMGECTRGGFCNFMHLKPISRELRRELYGRRRKGPRSGSRSRERRSRSRDRRRDRERPRRSRDRERSGRF; encoded by the exons ATGGCGGAGTATCTGGCATCCATTTTCGGCACAGAGAAAGACAA GGTCAATTGctccttttatttcaaaattgGCGCTTGCAGACATGGAGACCGCTGCTCGAGATTGCACAACAAACCAACCTTCAGCCAG ACCATCTTGATCCAGAACATCTACCGTAATCCTCAGAACAGTGCACAGACGGCCGACTCTTCTCGCT GTGCCGTCAGCGATGTGGAAATGCAGGAGCACTACGATGAGTTCTTCGAG GAGGTGTTcacagagatggaggagaagtacggagaggtggaggagatgAACGTCTGCGACAACTTGGGCGACCACCTCGTCGGAAATGTCTACGTTAAG TTTCGTCGAGAGGAGGACGCAGAGAAAGCCGTCATGGACCTGAACAATCGTTGGTTCAACGCCCAGCCCATCCACGCAGAGCTCTCCCCCGTCACCGACTTCAGGGAAGCCTGCTGCCGCCAGTATGAGATGGG GGAGTGTACCAGAGGAGGCTTCTGCAACTTCATGCACCTTAAACCCATATCGAGGGAACTCCGACGGGAGTTGTACGGCCGCCGCAGGAAAGg GCCTCGTTCTGGCTCGCGCTCCAGAGAACGGCGCTCCCGATCCAGGGACCGGCGGCGGGACCGCGAAAGGCCAAGAAGGTCGAGGGACCGAGAGCGCTCCGGAAGATTCTGA
- the cbsa gene encoding LOW QUALITY PROTEIN: cystathionine beta-synthase a (The sequence of the model RefSeq protein was modified relative to this genomic sequence to represent the inferred CDS: deleted 1 base in 1 codon), protein MPSVPSSKEAPREGPVVCPHAAKLLSHTNGEGKLREGSIPLNGVDSLPAEDTEHINTKIATAERKWIRPDLPSRCTWSLGASRDESPHTQVPRSIAPAILPNILHRIGDTPLVRINKIPKAFGLKCELLAKCEFFNAGGSVKDRISLRMVEDAERAGLLKPGDTIIEPTSGNTGIGLALAAAVKGYRCIIVMPEKMSMEKVDVLRALGAEIVRTPTSARFDSPESHVGVAWRLKNEIPDSHILDQYRNPSNPLAHYDTTAEEILEQCGGKLDMLVAGAGTGGTITGIARKLKERCPNIKIVGVDPEGSILAEPEQLNKTDKTQYEVEGIGYDFIPTVLDRSVIDTWYKSDDEESFNMSRMLMREEGLLCGGSSGTAMAAAVNMAKDLKEGQRCVVILPDSVRNYMSKFLSDKWMVQKGFLSEEDLMVKKPWWWNLKLQGLNLSAPLTVLPTVTCQRTIKILKEKGFDQAPVVDEAGLILGMVTLGNILACILAGKIKVSDPVSKVLYKQFKQIRLTDNLGKLSRILETDHFALVVHEQIQYLNDGSPSLKQMVFGVVTAVDLLNFVTGRERRERSMSESTDELN, encoded by the exons ATGCCATCAGTTCCTTCATCCAAGGAGGCCCCCCGTGAAGGGCCC GTCGTGTGCCCCCACGCTGCCAAGCTGCTCAGCCACACCAACGGAGAAGGGAAACTCCGGGAGGGCTCCATCCCGCTGAACGGGGTCGACTCGCTGCCGGCGGAGGACACCGAGCATATTAACACGAAGATTGCGACCGCGGAGAGGAAGTGGATCCGGCCTGACCTTCCCAGCCGCTGCACGTGGAGCCTGGGGGCCTCGAGAGACGAGTCCCCTCACACGCAGGTTCCCAG ATCCATCGCCCCTGCCATTCTCCCAAACATCCTGCACCGGATCGGAGACACCCCCCTGGTCCGCATCAACAAGATCCCCAAAGCGTTTGGACTCAAATGTGAATTAT TGGCCAAGTGTGAGTTCTTCAATGCGGGGGGAAGTGTGAAGGACCGGATCAGCCTGCGGATGGTGGAGGACGCGGAGAGGGCCGGGCTCCTCAAACCTGGAGACACCATCATAGAGCCCACCTCTGGAAACACTG GTATTGGGCTGGCCCTGGCTGCAGCTGTGAAAGGATACCGCTGCATCATCGTCATGCCGGAGAAAATGAGCATGGAGAAG GTGGATGTCTTGAGAGCTCTTGGAGCGGAGATCGTCCGGACACCAACCAGCGCTCGCTTCGACTCGCCGGAGTCTCACGTGGGCGTCGCCTGGCGTCTCAAAAACGAGATCCCCGACTCCCACATCCTGGACCAGTACCGCAACCCGAGCAACCCTCTGGCTCACTACGACACCACGGCCGAGGAGATCCTGGAGCAATGTGGCG GTAAACTGGACATGCTGGTGGCAGGCGCCGGCACCGGGGGTACGATCACAGGCATCGCCCGCAAACTGAAAGAGAGATGCCCCAACATCAAG ATTGTTGGCGTTGATCCAGAAGGTTCTATCCTGGCCGAGCCCGAGCAGCTCAACAAAACCGACAAGACCCAGTACGAGGTGGAGGGCATCGGGTACGACTTCATCCCCACCGTGCTCGACAGATCA GTCATTGATACGTGGTACAAGTCCGACGACGAGGAGTCTTTCAACATGTCACGCATGCTGATGAGAGAGGAGGGCCTGCTGTGCG gtgGCAGCTCTGGGACCGCCATGGCTGCGGCAGTTAATATGGCCAAAGATCTGAAGGAGGGCCAGCGCTGTGTGGTCATCCTGCCAGACTCCGTCCGCAACTACat GTCCAAGTTCCTGAGTGACAAGTGGATGGTGCAGAAGGGCTTCCTGAGTGAGGAGGACCTCATGGTGAAAAAACCCTG GTGGtggaacctgaagctgcagggTTTGAATCTGTCCGCCCCGCTCACCGTGCTGCCCACCGTCACCTGTCAGAGGACGATCAAAATCCTGAAGGAAAAGGGCTTCGACCAGGCGCCCGTGGTGGACGAGGCTGG gttAATCCTGGGCATGGTGACACTAGGGAACATTTTGGCCTGTATCCTGGCAGGGAAGATCAAGGTGTCGGACCCCGTCAGCAAAGTCCTCTACAAGCAGTTCAAAcag ATCCGTTTGACTGATAATTTGGGGAAGCTATCCCGCATTTTGGAGACTGACCACTTTGCCCTGGTGGTACATGAACAGATCCAAT ACTTGAACGACGGCTCCCCAAGCCTGAAGCAGATGGTTTTCGGGGTGGTGACTGCCGTCGACCTGCTAAACTTCGTCACAGGTcgggaaaggagagagagatcCATGTCAGAGTCCACCGACGAGCTGAACTGA
- the LOC134860979 gene encoding zinc finger protein 654-like, whose product MFHYRRDECMFCATMFKDDLLAMMHLSDHIEKLKRSKESAAQVNSVPKTKNVSTIKTSSKAKTTHMSSEHRSSERQRRSNNSSQSISLSDSTPSRSRELRSNDKSVDGQSLHGTKLNASKHLNVKPPVQKINGHIGQKKELNRPKRDAGAKQETSQERTNDKAERLQENQDAMKESREPAEEKALEQQERLCCPVNGCFWFTDLSKNRVALLYHALEDHKGEEKPLHLAFRVGNGKCSSCMRVMWSFEHFQHHVERHRLAPRHPCLHQGCAARFKTGIEMRRHTRKHSPLQAVCCLPGCSQLFICLWALNLHEREHYASKSTKADKNTDEPTVDGHNNTLQEEKQQNHKANTAANKSVSVKAARKLRREATHDPSTEKPAESVQEDELKDRKETHVLKNLSNKDTSTQPAGPNLRLRHILRTNTTKNHRELKHNNKVRHKFKKKQVKVDTKGPKRRGRPPKAKVAVRDENTTDVPKSEPVVETTKAEKISEVSNESKEEEKSLHIQDEVKTTEELINKSKINKQDHVKQKISIANSVISTTSTDRVRNKAKKRCATTGSGSQTAPSDSKKLKVTETKANAKIVKKKSPVKEPTSASKSPATSTSSNSVPANRLNPIAAPPTTSGEQTKTVGKLRKPHRKEKTASSDTKKDTICKKVDKKTPKGCKDASKTPALKKSKSAQKQAKAAAADVGEKAKEEEKTQKGTTGENSIESNTANGKLKNVQEEGDAGIVKKTCQDLSCASASKEPVNTEDKGVKAEAVESLVKEEETQKCVKQEILTGYGRGPYVRPPPTAYLDEKYITMPKRRKELLFSQSSRKSPPLLQTCSAALPQRQRCANCFATFNSAEDLQSHLQLNKCSNLFGFDSDDEGNLF is encoded by the exons ATGTTCCACTACCGCAGAGACGAGTGCATGTTCTGCGCCACGATGTTCAAAGACGACCTTCTGGCCATGATGCACCTGTCCGACCACATAGAGAAGCTGAAGAGGAGCAAAGAGTCGGCCGCTCAAGTAAACTCTGTCCCTAAGACCAAAAATGTCTCAACAATTAAGACCTCTTCCAAAGCCAAGACCACTCACATGTCTTCTGAGCACCGAAGTAGTGAGAGACAAAGGAGATCCAACAACTCTTCTCAATCAATAAGCCTTTCAGATTCAACCCCATCCAGATCCAGAGAGTTGAGATCCAATGACAAGTCAGTGGACGGTCAATCGTTACATGGAACGAAACTAAACGCTTCAAAGCACCTTAATGTTAAACCCCCTGTTCAGAAGATAAATGGGCATATTGGCCAAAAGAAAGAGCTCAATAGACCGAAGAGGGACGCAGGAGCTAAGCAGGAGACTTCTCAAGAAAGAACAAATGATAAAGCAGAGAGGTTGCAAGAAAACCAAGACGCCATGAAAGAAAGTAGGGAACCCGCCGAAGAGAAAGCTTTGGAGCAACAAGAGAGACTTTGCTGTCCGGTGAATGGGTGCTTTTGGTTTACAGACCTGTCAAAAAATCGTGTCGCGCTCCTTTACCACGCTCTCGAAGATCACAAAGGCGAGGAGAAACCTTTACACCTGGCCTTCCGTGTAGGAAACGGCAAATGTAGCAGCTGCATGAGGGTCATGTGGAGTTTCGAACATTTTCAGCACCACGTGGAAAGACACCGGCTCGCTCCTCGGCATCCTTGCCTCCATCAGGGGTGTGCAGCCAGGTTCAAAACTGGGATAGAAATGCGACGCCACACCAGGAAGCACAGTCCACTGCAGGCAGTGTGCTGCCTCCCTGGCTGCTCGCAACTATTTATCTGTCTCTGGGCTCTGAACCTTCACGAGAGAGAGCACTATGCTTCCAAATCCACTAAAGCAGACAAGAACACCGACGAGCCAACAGTAGACGGACACAATAAcactctgcaggaggagaaacaaCAGAATCATAAGGCAAACACTGCTGCCAATAAATCTGTGAGTGTAAAGGCTGCTCGAAAATTAAGGAGAGAAGCCACACATGACCCGTCAACAGAAAAACCTGCTGAGTCTGTTCAGGAAGACGAGTtgaaagacagaaaggagacGCACGTTTTGAAGAATCTCTCTAATAAGGACACTTCCACACAGCCCGCTGGCCCTAATCTCAGATTAAGGCACATTTTGAGAACTAACACAACCAAAAATCACAGAGagttaaaacacaacaacaaagtaAGGCACAAGTTCAAGAAGAAGCAGGTCAAAGTTGACACAAAAGGTCCGAAAAGAAGAGGGCGTCCTCCGAAGGCAAAGGTGGCTGTGCGTGATGAAAACACAACTGATGTTCCAAAAAGTGAACCTGTGGTAGAAACAACTAAAGCAGAGAAGATCTCAGAAGTGAGCAACGagtcaaaagaagaagaaaagagttTGCACATCCAAGATGAAGTAAAAACCACAGAAGAACTCATCAACAAATCAAAGATAAATAAGCAGGATCACGTTAAACAAAAGATCTCTATAGCTAACTCAGTAATCAGCACCACCTCCACAGACAGAGTGAGGAATAAAGCAAAGAAACGCTGCGCTACTACAGGAAGCGGTAGTCAAACTGCTCCTTCAGACTCGAAGAAGCTCAAGGTAACGGAAACAAAAGCCAATGCGAAGATTGTCAAGAAGAAAAGTCCTGTCAAAGAACCAACGTCTGCCTCCAAAAGTCCTGCCACGTCGACCTCCTCTAACTCTGTGCCTGCTAACCGTCTGAATCCGATCGCTGCACCACCCACCACCTCAGGAGAGCAAACGAAGACAGTGGGCAAGCTAAGGAAACCGCACAGGAAAGAAAAGACTGCTTCCTCAGACACAAAGAAGGACACAATTTGTAAAAAAGTTGATAAGAAAACACCCAAGGGATGCAAAGATGCGAGCAAAACACCTGCGTTAAAGAAGTCCAAATCTGCACAGAAACAGgctaaagcagcagcagcagatgtggGAGAAAAGGctaaagaagaagagaaaacacagaaggGAACAACAGGGGAAAACTCCATTGAATCCAACACAGCAAATGGGAAGCTCAAAAACGTACAAGAGGAAGGCGACGCAGGGATCGTCAAGAAAACATGCCAAGATCTGAGTTGTGCATCAGCATCCAAGGAGCCTGTAAACACTGAGGATAAGGGGGTGAAAGCAGAGGCAGTGGAGAGCCTTGTAAAGGAAGAGGAAACGCAGAAATGTGTCAAACAGGAAATTCTCACAGGGTACGGTAGGGGGCCCTATGTGCGTCCCCCACCTACTGCATACCTGGACGAGAAGTACATCACCATGCCGAAGCGTAGGAAGGAGCTGCTGTTCTCTCAGTCGTCTCGGAAGAGCCCCCCCCTTCTGCAGACCTGCTCCGCAGCACTTCCGCAGAGACAACGCTGCGCCAACTGCTTCGCTACGTTCAACAGCGCAGAGGATCTGCAGAGTCACCTCCAGCTGAACAAGTGCTCCAACCTCTTCGGATTCGACTCCGACGACGAGG GCAaccttttttaa